The Cryptococcus neoformans var. grubii H99 chromosome 10, complete sequence genome segment aattGGCATACGGCATCCTGAATTCTCAATCGACCCTCTGTTCCAAGGTCTCTAGACCATTGAGAGTTAATTTTTCCTTCCAGATTGAAGGTCTTCTGCTTGTAGGTGATGTAGCCAGGGGCGATAAGGAGACCAAAGTCGATCCATAGCAAAAGAGTGAAGACGGCCAAGAAAGTACGGTTGTTTAAGAAGATACCGGCAAATCCGAGAAGAGATGTGAACAAGATCATCGAGGCCGCAACAGTTGAGACTAGTGGCCATCAGTTCAATTTGTCAAGAACCAAAGAGAGTAAGCCTTACTGATGAGTTCGGTGCGATTACCAACGCGAATGACGTCGGATTGGTAAAAGATGTTGAGCCAGACAAGGATGGCGCAGACAAGAGTCGCCATACCGTAAACGAAAAGCTAGAATCAATTTCAGCCATAATCCCAATTTCTCACAAACCAAGAGCACTTACGACACTATTCGCCAAAAACAAAACCCATTTAAACCGATTCCACCTAagctttggcttcttcttttccaggCCAGACCCCGATACCTGGAAAATaacaccttcatcatcgtctaCAGTACCGACTTGCCCCATTCGCTGAGCATTGGACGCAAACGCATCTCGACCACCACCTTGCTTTCGTCGGTGGGCGTAGTCACCAGGAGCGTGAAGACGCGTAAATTTTGCAGGAACGTAGTTTAGGGATAATGATGAAGCTCGGTTCTTGAAAGAGTCCTTGTCAGCAAGGAATGAAATACTACTCCTTCGGGAGGAAAGTGCAGAGTCGGCATGAGGGACAAAAGGAGCAACGGGAGGAACGAGGTCGTCGTCGATTCGGTATGAAACTTCCTGGGGTTGGCCGTGGTTATTGCTTGACAACTGATCAGAATATGTTGGAGAGCTGGGTCTGCCGTAGTAGTTTTCCTTTGATCCTGACTGAGACGAGTTGGGAtcgagaggagaaagaagagaccCCGAGCGCGATGAACGGCGCTGGGGATCAGAATGGGGAGCGATTTTGGATGCGAGGTTCGCAAGGCGGGATCGCCGAGGATTGTCAGATGGCATACTGCCTGGGACGGGAGAGggttgaaggaggaaagaaacctggaaaagaaaaggcaaggacGGGAAAAGACAGTGTTAGTCCAGTGAGCAACGAGAGAAACAATGGCCTGCACAGCAGAGGGCGGGAAGGAAAGCCGCGCGATTCCCACGTGGCGCATCCAAGGCGATCTGAGGGGGCTTTTCTTCGACGCGTTGCGTCTGCTCGTTGCTTTTTCGGACGACGCGTCGTGCAGGCTACATCTTCACTCCGATGGTGGCCGAGGATGCTAGCAAAAACTTCATGCAGTACATTGGGGAATAGTAATGGGGAATCAAGCACGATTGCTTTTGGTAGCACATATATGTGTACATATTTGACAACATGGATATACGTAGTAATAGATAGAAGGACGACAGATGAAGGGATCCGGATCTTCTGCCATGTTTTGGAACGCTATCGTCTCCAAACCTTGCAGTGGTTGATCCGAGTCCATGATCATCGGAGTTGAATCTTTTGTAGTGAGTAGAATTGAAAGTACATAATTAAGAAAAACAATTTTTAGGCACATGGCATATGGAGAATGTACAACAGACGTCGGGATCACGAGCTTTATCTAGATAGCCAGCCATTTCGATTTCTCTTTCACTAGCGCCATGTTCTCTGCCATTGAATACAGCAACATCAGATTGTGAGCTGCCTCCCAAGCTAATGATGATTTCCTGATCTCCTGTTGAACGACGGCAATCAGCATCACCATGCCACTGATATCGACGGcgaaatgaagaaaagactTACCTCCGGGAACATACTCTcgtccatcctcttctgcacACTATCCAACACCTTCTCGTAATGCTTCACTGCAAAATGGGGCACACCTATAGAATGAAATGCACGTCCGAAGTTATattccacttcttccatcccgGGGCCTGAGGCAGGAGCAAGTTTGCGATATTGAGACAAGAAGACCATCCCCTGCATCAACACGCCAATATTAGCATTATAATGATGGGCAGGAGAGAGATACGCACTTGAGCGATCTGGTAGTTCTTATTATCAGATTGACGTGTCATAGCTCGTCCGAGGTATGCTTGTGCGATCAGAAGGCAGATGAAAGGGTTCCATGGATCAAGTTCGTATGCTCTTGTCAAATAGACTAAATCTTTGTCAGCTTTATAAAGTT includes the following:
- a CDS encoding tetraspanin Tsp2 — its product is MPSDNPRRSRLANLASKIAPHSDPQRRSSRSGSLLSPLDPNSSQSGSKENYYGRPSSPTYSDQLSSNNHGQPQEVSYRIDDDLVPPVAPFVPHADSALSSRRSSISFLADKDSFKNRASSLSLNYVPAKFTRLHAPGDYAHRRKQGGGRDAFASNAQRMGQVGTVDDDEGVIFQVSGSGLEKKKPKLRWNRFKWVLFLANSVLFVYGMATLVCAILVWLNIFYQSDVIRVGNRTELIISTVAASMILFTSLLGFAGIFLNNRTFLAVFTLLLWIDFGLLIAPGYITYKQKTFNLEGKINSQWSRDLGTEGRLRIQDALRCCGYYSPFVEATVSPLCYSRSNFPGCKSQYLHLERRVLGIWFTVSFAIVPAHLLIILAALLCSNHVTYRFGKGLMPERYRLDLGSMAVIMDEYAGQIAAQYGPTVAQEAMERSSINLATPTPCRSEYDVSLLSVPNSRRGSSSNLEAMRRSALPGSTRGVSLYDPSNPRASMDRRPESSFGGRSHSASGNGSYSGGHQANESVASFSNDDHRRP